In one Halichondria panicea chromosome 4, odHalPani1.1, whole genome shotgun sequence genomic region, the following are encoded:
- the LOC135335184 gene encoding CUB and sushi domain-containing protein 1-like — MCTKTGMKKKLQGDCVSWLVLLTGAAQLLLVCGEGVYLSSGSTKINNKTEIIITDIGEDGGLPSLTCHTDLTTCCRSMTDNNGNGSLGQWMYPTGSVILGNGASLAAGQKFYVKRNAPQLIKLNRREINNPLTPTGSYCCTVPTTGGEMTLCANLVVCLSLPPLTNGIVSYNDSTLGLYTVATHSCDTGYTLNGDTTRTCGNDGMWSEPAPSSCERICSDLPLLTNGMIFYSGTGSANNRPVDTVATFSCDTGYTLNGGATKTCESDGMWSGLDPVCQRICSDLPLLTNGIIFYSGTGSTNNRPVDTVAIFSCDTGYTLNGGATKTCESDGMWSGLDPVCQRICSDLPLLTNGMISYFGTGSANKRTVDTVATFSCDTGYTLNGGTTKTCESDGMWSGLDPVCQRICSDLPSLTNGMISYSGAGSTNYRPVDTVATFSCDTGYTLNEDATKTCGSDGMWSGLDPVCQRICSDLPLLTNGMIFYSGTGSANKRTVDTVAIFSCDTGYTLNGGATKTCESDGMWSGLDPVCQRICSDLTLLTNGMISYFGTGSTNNRPVDTVATFSCDTGYTLNGGTTKTCESDGMWSGLDPVCQRICSDLPLLTNGMISYFGTGSANKRTMDTVATFSCDTGYTLNGGTNKTCESDGMWSGLDPVCQRICSDLPSLTNGMISYSGAGSTNNRPVDTVATFSCDTGYTLNEDATKTCGSDGMWSGLDPVCQRICSDLPLLTNGMIFYSGTGSANKRTVDTVAIFSCDTGYTLNGDATKTCESDGMWSGLDPVCQRICSDLPLLTNGMISYFGTGSTNNRPVDTVATFSCDTGYTLNGGTTKTCESDGMWSGLDPVCQRICSDLPLLTNGMIFYSGTGSANKRTVDTVAIFSCDTGYTLNGGATKTCESDGMWSGLDPVCQRICSDLPLLTNGMISYFGTGSTNNIPVDTVATFSCDTGYTLNGGTTKTCESDGMWSGLDPVCQRICSDLPLLTNGMISYFGTGSANKRTVDTVATFSCDTGYTLNGGTTKTCESDGMWSGLDPVCQRKWNGM, encoded by the exons ATGTGCACAAAGACAGGCATGAAGAAGAAGTTACAAGGTGACTGTGTCTCTTGGCTGGTCCTTTTGACTGGAGCTGCTCAGCTCCTActagtgtgtggagagg gagtgTACCTGTCCTCGGGATCGACCAAAATTAACAACAAGACTGAGATCATCATCACTGACATCGGAGAGGATGGTGGTCTCCCTTCTctcacctgtcacactgacctcACTACCTGCTGTAGAAGTATGACTGACAACAATGGTAATGGATCACTAGGACAGTGGATGTATCCTACTGGGAGTGTGATACTGGGCAATGGTGCCTCACTGGCTGCTGGACAGAAGTTTTACGTGAAAAGGAATGCTCCCCAACTCATCAAGCTAAACCGTAGAGAGATTAACAACCCCCTCACTCCAACCGGGTCCTATTGTTGCACTGTACCAACTACTGGAGGAGAAATGACCCTCTGTGCTAACCTGG TTGTGTGCCTGTCTCTCCCTCCTCTGACCAATGGAATAGTCTCATACAACGACTCAACACTGGGTCTGTACACTGTGGCCACACACtcctgtgacactggatacactctcaatggagacaccactaggacttgtgggaatgatggaatgtggagtgaGCCAGCTCCATCCTCCTGTGAAC GTATCTGCTCTGACTTACCCTtactgaccaatgggatgatctTCTACTCTGGTACTGGATCCGCTAACaacagaccagtggacactgtggccaccttcagctgtgacactggatacactctcaatggaggcgcTACTAAGACTTGTGagagtgatggaatgtggagtgggttagatccagtgtgtcagc GTATCTGCTCTGACTTACCCTTACTAACTAATGGGATAATCTTCTACTCTGGTACTGGATCCACTAACAACAGACcggtggacactgtggccatcttcagctgtgacactggatacactctcaatggaggcgcTACTAAGACTTGTGagagtgatggaatgtggagtgggttagatccagtgtgtcagc GTATCTGCTCTGACTTACCCTtactgaccaatgggatgatctcTTACTTTGGTACTGGATCCGCTAACAAGAGaacagtggacactgtggccaccttcagctgtgacactggatacactctcaatggaggcactACTAAGACTTGTGagagtgatggaatgtggagtgggttaGATCCAGTctgtcagc GTATCTGCTCTGACTTACCCtcactgaccaatgggatgatctcCTACAGTGGTGCTGGATCCACTAACTacagaccagtggacactgtggccaccttcagctgtgacactggatacactctcaatgaAGACGCTACTaagacttgtgggagtgatggaatgtggagtgggctAGATCCAGTctgtcagc GTATCTGCTCTGACTTACCCTtactgaccaatgggatgatctTCTACTCTGGTACTGGATCCGCTAACAAGAGaacagtggacactgtggccatcttcagctgtgacactggatacactctcaatggaggcgcTACTAAGACTTGTGagagtgatggaatgtggagtgggttagatccagtgtgtcagc GTATCTGCTCTGACTTAACATtactgaccaatgggatgatctcTTACTTTGGTACTGGATCCACTAACaacagaccagtggacactgtggccaccttcagctgtgacactggatacactctcaatggaggcactACTAAGACTTGTGagagtgatggaatgtggagtgggttagatccagtgtgtcagc GTATCTGCTCTGACTTACCTTtactgaccaatgggatgatctcTTACTTTGGTACTGGATCCGCTAACAAGAGAACaatggacactgtggccaccttcaGCTGTGAtactggatacactctcaatggaggcactAATAAGACTTGTGagagtgatggaatgtggagtgggttaGATCCAGTctgtcagc GTATCTGCTCTGACTTACCCtcactgaccaatgggatgatctcCTACAGTGGTGCTGGATCCACTAACaacagaccagtggacactgtggccaccttcagctgtgacactggatacactctcaatgaAGACGCTACTaagacttgtgggagtgatggaatgtggagtgggctAGATCCAGTctgtcagc GTATCTGCTCTGACTTACCCTtactgaccaatgggatgatctTCTACTCTGGTACTGGATCCGCTAACAAGAGaacagtggacactgtggccatcttcagctgtgacactggatacactctcaatggagacgCTACTAAGACTTGTGagagtgatggaatgtggagtgggttaGATCCAGTctgtcagc GTATCTGCTCTGACTTACCATtactgaccaatgggatgatctcTTACTTTGGTACTGGATCCACTAACaacagaccagtggacactgtggccaccttcagctgtgacactggatacactctcaatggaggcactACTAAGACTTGTGagagtgatggaatgtggagtgggttagatccagtgtgtcagc GTATCTGCTCTGACTTACCCTtactgaccaatgggatgatctTCTACTCTGGTACTGGATCTGCTAACAAGAGaacagtggacactgtggccatcttcagctgtgacactggatacactctcaatggaggcgcTACTAAGACTTGTGagagtgatggaatgtggagtgggttagatccagtgtgtcagc GTATCTGCTCTGACTTACCATtactgaccaatgggatgatctcTTACTTTGGTACTGGATCCACTAACAACAtaccagtggacactgtggccaccttcagctgtgacactggatacactctcaatggaggcactACTAAGACTTGTGagagtgatggaatgtggagtgggttagatccagtgtgtcagc GTATCTGCTCTGACTTACCTTtactgaccaatgggatgatctcTTACTTTGGTACTGGATCCGCTAACAAGAGaacagtggacactgtggccaccttcagctgtgacactggatacactctcaatggaggcactACTAAGACTTGTGagagtgatggaatgtggagtgggttagatccagtgtgtcagcgtaagtggaatggaaTGTAA
- the LOC135335096 gene encoding sushi, von Willebrand factor type A, EGF and pentraxin domain-containing protein 1-like, with protein sequence MDDDGMDAIGVWSGQEPRCVRITCSALINVINGSISYPSGTTAPYDYGTTATFQCNIGHVLISRDRVRTCTGDGSTPSSLWDGAAPQCPPVDCGTPPSITNGSPGIPTTTTFTGTVIYSCNDGYALFGIATITCQANATWSKPPECRGTTTSLVCTDLMDLVNGSISYDMEVTANRPMDTVATYTCNPGYTLNGSTTRICGSDGLWSGSDPTCEALMCPPPPTITNVTISYSPDVTPDYDLGTEATYTCEAGFYLEGNEVRLCMDDDGRDAIGVWSGQEPSCVPIQCPPLKQIGNGSITYTPDTTRAPVYDLGTVATYACDTGFILELSLGGSEMRTCVDDDGLDAIGMFDRQAPRCVRPIGCLVLPVFANGIITYATDMTPDFDLGTTATYSCNDGYNLDLSTGVEVRVCIDDGNNDAFSDQEPACVPVPSPVRSVLFQLRLTNINNCPDWVDQDGRIEAVMNAFAVEVKSYCGCGFSSMVMTAPLFRCFPGSSTAVTFRATLTDSRLLTPIQDWIQTNGFLPIQNVLMEVDKSCQVEIASLADTECSNQPTAAGSSDITAVVGGVVGGVLIIVVGVTIVVIVIAVLVFKSRRERLTVNKTTKHDLPPVLLKGVVSTGEIQPYEMMEMGHEYEEVSKFQRAVGGEYEIIGSPSQTTDSESKAPTKTESSPPTPPIPQPSQATESARNDIEFTECVAYSTTTHSCPPQPTSL encoded by the exons atggatgatgatggaatGGACGCcattggagtgtggagtggtcaGGAGCCAAGATGTGTCC GTATCACATGTTCTGCTCTCATTAATGTTATTAATGGGTCCATCAGTTACCCTAGTGGTACTACTGCACCATATGACTATGGAACGACAGCTACTTTTCAATGCAACATTGGACATGTGTTAATAAGTAGAGACAGAGTGAGGACCTGTACTGGTGATGGTAGTACTCCTAGTAGTCTGTGGGATGGTGCTGCTCCTCAATGTCCAC ctgtggaCTGTGGGACTCCTCCGTCTATTACCAATGGATCTCCTGGGATACCAACAACCACAACATTCACAGGGACAGTGATCTACAGCTGTAATGATGGCTATGCACTCTTTGGGATTGCTACAATTACTTGTCAGGCAAATGCCACCTGGAGCAAACCACCAGAATGTAGAG GCACTACAACTTCACTGGTCTGTACTGATCTGATGGATCTAGTCAATGGAAGTATTTCTTATGATATGGAGGTCACTGCCAACAGACCaatggacactgtggccacctacacctgtaaccctggctacactctcaatggaagcACTACCAGGATTTGTGGAAGTGATGGATTGTGGAGTGGATCAGATCCAACGTGTGAAG CTCTTATGTGTCCTCCTCCACCGACCATTACCAATGTCACCATCTCCTACTCTCCTGATGTCACCCCTGACTATGACCTGGGAACTGAGGCAACCTACACTTGTGAGGCTGGGTTCTATCTTGAGGGTAATGAGGTACGATTGTGtatggatgatgatggaagGGACGCcattggagtgtggagtggtcaAGAGCCAAGCTGTGTCC CCATTCAGTGTCCTCCTCTTAAACAAATTGGCAATGGTTCCATCACCTACACTCCCGACACTACACGTGCACCTGTCTATGATCTGGGCACTGTCGCTACCTATGCCTGTGATACTGGATTTATTCTGGAACTCTCCCTGGGTGGATCTGAGATGAGAACGTGCGTGGATGATGATGGACTGGATGCTATTGGAATGTTTGATAGACAGGCTCCAAGATGTGTCCGCC CTATCGGGTGTCTTGTTTTGCCCGTTTTCGCCAATGGAATAATCACTTATGCCACAGACATGACCCCTGATTTTGACCTTGGTACTACAGCAACTTATAGCTGCAATGATGGCTACAATTTAGATCTCTCTACTGGTGTTGAAGTAAGGGTCTGCATTGACGATGGAAACAATGATGCGTTTAGTGACCAGGAGCCTGCTTGTGTTC CTGTCCCTTCTCCTGTACGCTCAGTGTTGTTCCAACTcagactcaccaacatcaACAACTGTCCTGACTGGGTG GACCAGGATGGGAGGATAGAAGCTGTAATGAATGCGTTTGCTGTCGAGGTGAAGAGTtattgtgggtgtggtttctcaAGCATGGTCATGACTGCCCCTCTCTTCCGCTGCTTCCCTGGGTCAAGCACAGCTGTCACATTCCGAGCCACTCTAACTGATTCCAGGCTCCTGACTCCCATACAGGACTGGATACAAACCAATGGATTCCTTCCCATTCAGAATGTACTGATGGAGGTGGACAAGTCTTGTCAGGTGGAGATAGCAAGCCTTGCAGACACAGAGTGCAGCAACCAGCCTACAGCTGCAGGGAGCAGTGACATTACCGCTGTGGTCGGTGGAGTGGTGGGAGGAGTCCTTATTATTGTAGTGGGCGTTACAATTGTTGTTATAGTGATTGCTGTACTGGTGTTCAAGAGCAGGAGAGAGAGGCTTACAGTCAACAAAACAACGAA ACATGATCTACCACCAGTGTTGCtaaagggtgtggtcagtacTGGTGAAATACAACCATACGAGATGATGGAAATGGGTCACGAATACGAGGAAGTGTCCAAGTTCCAACGAGCCGTCGGAGGAGAGTATGAGATCATTGGATCACCCTCACAGACAACTGACTCCGAGAGTAAGGCTCCTACAAAGACCGAGTCatcaccacccactccaccaaTACCACAACCCTCACAAGCAACTGAGTCTGCCAGAAATGATATTGAGTTCACAGAGTGCGTTGCTTACAGCACGACCACCCACAGTTGCCCCCCACAGCCTACAAGCTTATGA